The window GATTAGAAGAAATTAAGAGTGAAGTAAGTAATATAGAATCACTCATAGAGAACCCAAGCTTCGGCTTAGAAGAAATTAAGAGTGAAGTAAGTAATATAGAATCGCTACTAGAAAATCCAAGCTTTGGTTTGGAAGAGATCAAGAGTGAAGTAAGCAACATTGAATCACTGCTAGAGAATCCAAGTTTTGGTTTGGAAGAAATTAAGAGTGAAGTAAGTAACATTGAATCGTTACTAGAGAACCCAAGCTTTGGTTTAGAAGAGATAAAGAGTGAAATAATCAACATTGAATCCTTACTAGAAAGCATAAGTATTGGAGCCATAACTTCAATATTAGAGAATCCTAGTTTTGGTTTGGAAGAGATTAAAAGTGAAGTAAGCAACATAGAATCCTTATTAGAAAATCCAAGCTTTGGTTTGGAAGAAATCAAAAGCGAAGTAGCGAATATAGAATCCTTACTAGAAAGTATAAGCATAGGAGATATAACATCCATACTAGAGAACCCAAGCTTTGGTCTAGAAGAAATCAAAAGTGAAGTAGCCAACATTGAATCCCTATTAGAGAACCCAAGTTTCGGTTTAGAAGAGATAAAGAGCGAAATAATTAATATTGAATCCTTACTTGAGAGTATAAGTATAGGGGATATAACATCTATACTAGAGAACCCAAGCTTTGGGCTAGAGGAAATAAAAAGTGAAGTAATCAATATTGAATCGTTACTTGAGAATCCAAGTTTTGGCTTAGAAGAAATTAAAAGCGAAGTAAGCAACATTGAATCTATACTAGAGAACCCAAGTTTTGGATTAGAAGAAATTAAAAGTGAAGTAAGTAACATTGAATCCATTTTAGAAAATCCAAGCTTTGGATTAGAAGAGATCAAAAGTGAAGTAAGCAACATTGAATCGCTCCTAGAGAACCCAAGTTTTGGATTAGAAGAAATTAAAAGTGAAGTAAGTAATATAGAATCGCTACTAGAAAATCCAAATTTTGGTTTAGAAGAAATCAAGAGTGAAGTAAGTAACATTGAGTCGATATTAGAGAATCCAAGCTTTGGCCTAGAGGAAATCAAGAGCGAAATAATTAATATTGAATCCTTACTAGAGAGTATAAGTGTTGGAGCAATAACTTCAATATTAGAGAATCCAAGTTTTGGTCTAGAAGAAATAAAAAGTGAAGTAAGCAACATTGAATCACTATTAGAGAACCCAAGTTTTGGCTTAGAAGAGATTAAGAGTGAAGTAAGTAACATTGAATCACTACTAGAAAACCCAAGCTTTGGTTTAGAAGAAATCAAGAGTGAAGTAAGTAATATAGAATCCCTACTAGAGAATCCAAGTTTTGGTTTAGAAGAAATTAAAAGCGAAGTAAGCAACATAGAATCTATTCTTGAAAGCCCAAGCTTTGGCTTAGAAGAAATCAAGAGTGAAGTAAGTAATATAGAATCACTCATAGAGAACCCAAGCTTCGGCTTAGAAGAAATTAAGAGTGAAATAATAAATATTGAATCACTACTAGAGAATCAAAGCTTTGGATTAGAAGAGATTAAAAGTGAAGTAAGTAATATAGAATCCATTTTAGAGAACCCAAGCTTCGGCTTAGAAGAAATTAAGAGTGAAATAATAAATATAGAATCGCTCCTAGAAAATCCAAGCTTTGGATTAGAAGAAATTAAGAGTGAAGTAAGTAATATAGAATCACTCATAGAGAACCCAAGTTTCGGATTAGAAGAAATCAAGAGTGAAGTAAGCAATATTGAGTCCTTACTAGAGAATCCAAGTTTTGGCTTAGAAGAAATTAAAAGTGAAGTAAGTAATATAGAATCACTCATAGAAAACCCAAGCTTCGGTTTAGAAGAAATCAAGAGTGAAGTAAGCAATATAGAATCTTTACTAGAGAACACCAGTTTTGGCTTGGAAGAGATCAAGAGTGAGGTAAGCAACATTGAATCACTATTAGAGAATCCAAGTTTCGGTTTAGAAGAAATCAAGAGTGAAATAAGTAACATTGAATCCATTTTAGAGAACCCAAGCTTTGGTCTAGAAGAAATTAAAAGTGAAGTAAGTAATATAGAATCCATTCTAGAGAACACCAGCTTCGGCTTAGAAGAAATTAAGAGTGAAGTAGCGAACATTGAATCCCTATTAGAAAATCCTAGCTTTGGATTAGAAGAGATCAAAAGTGAAGTAAGTAATATAGAGTCACTCATAGAAAACCCAAGCTTCGGTTTAGAAGAAATCAAGAGTGAAGTAAGTAATATAGAATCTCTACTAGAGAACACCAGCTTTGGCTTGGAAGAGATTAAGAGTGAGGTAAGCAACATTGAATCCATTTTAGAAAACCCAAGTTTTGGATTAGAAGAAATCAAGAGTGAAGTAAGCAATATTGAGTCCTTACTAGAGAATCCAAGCTTCGGTCTAGAAGAAATTAAGAGTGAAGTAGCGAACATTGAATCACTATTAGAGAATCCAAGCTTTGGATTAGAAGAAATAAAAAGTGAAGTAAGTAATATAGAATCCATTTTAGAGAACCCAAGCTTCGGATTAGAAGAGATTAAGAGTGAAGTAAGTAACATAGAATCTCTACTAGAGAACACCAGCTTTGGCTTGGAAGAGATTAAGAGTGAGGTAAGCAACATTGAATCACTATTAGAGAACCCAAGCTTTGGTCTAGAAGAAATAAAAAGCGAAGTAAGTAATATAGAATCGCTACTAGAAAATCCTAGCTTTGGATTAGAAGAGATCAAAAGTGAAGTAAGAAATATAGAATCTCTACTAGAGAACACCAGCTTCGGCTTGGAAGAGATCAAGAGTGAGGTAAGCAACATTGAATCCCTCTTAGAGAATCCAAGTTTCGGTCTAGAAGAAATTAAGAGTGAAGTTAGTAACATTGAATCACTATTAGAGAATCCAAGCTTTGGATTAGAAGAAATAAAAAGTGAAGTAAGTAATATAGAATCCATTTTAGAGAACCCAAGCTTCGGATTAGAAGAAATTAAGAGTGAAGTAAGCAATATTGAATCCATTCTAGAGAACCCAAGTTTTGGCTTGGAAGAAATTAAGAGTGAAGTAAGTAATATAGAATCCCTACTTGAGAACCCAAGCTTTGGATTAGAAGAGATTAAGAGTGAGGTAAGCAACATTGAATCACTATTAGAAAATCCAAGCTTTGGCCTAGAAGAAATTAAGAGTGAAGTCTTCAACATTGAATCCATTTTAGAGAACACAAGCTTCGGTTTGGAAGAGATTAAGAGCGAAGTCTTCAACATTGAATCGCTACTAGAAAACCCAAGCTTTGGCTTAGAAGAGATTAAAAGTGAAGTAAGTAACATTGAATCCTTACTAGAAAGCATAAGTGTTGGAGCCATAATTTCACTATTAGAGAACCCAAGTTTCGGTTTGGAAGAAATCAAGAGTGAAGTAAGTAACATTGAGTCTCTACTAGAAAACCCCAGCTTTGGATTAGAAGAAATTAAGAGCGAAGTAAGTAACATTGAGTCCATCCTAGAAAATCCAAGCTTTGGTTTAGAAGAGATTAAATCTGAAGTAAAAGAAATTGAAGATTTCTTAATTTCATCGGATATAACGACAGGACCTATTGTGGCTGAGAACTTTGCAAGCAGTGTTGTTGTTATTGCTTTAAATAATACAGCAAACACAGTAACCATTAGGTTTGTTATGTTTGATCTTGACGTTTGTCCAAAGGTAGCAGTATTCTCTACACCAGAATTAATTACTTTATCGCCAAGTTGTACGGATTTTAGAATTTATCCATTGAATGCGCCAGGGGGACCACTACAATACGAGATACAGGTTCTTGACCTTGTTCCCGGAGTCATCCCATGGACACAATCAAGAAGCCAAGCACCAGGTGTAGCATTAAGTAATAGTACATTCTTGCCTGATAATCTATTTAGATTCAGAGAGTTCGTTCCTATATTAGGATAATATAGCAGCATTATTCAAGAGGTTATTTTCCTATGGGAAATAGCCTCTTAAACATATCCAAAGAAATAAAACATATAATTAATAAAAAAGGGTTAGAAGCATTGAAGAATATAACGTTAAGCTGTTGTATCATTGCATATAATGAAGAAAAAAATATAAATCAATGCCTAGACAGCATTAAAAATTATGTAGATGACATTATTCTAGTGGATACAGGTTCAACTGATAATACTAAAAACATTGCTAAGCATTATAATGCAAGTGTATATGATGTAAAATGGGAGCAAAATTTTAGTACAGCTAGAAATAGCAGCATTGAGCATTCATCCAGTGATTGGATTTTGGTCATGGACTGTGATGAATACCTTGATAGTGATAGTGTTACATTATTACAGAAGTTAGTATGCGATGAAACGGTAGAAGCATATTATGTAAAAATCATAAATCACCTAGAAAATGGACGGACGCAAACAGCCTATAATTTACGCTTGTTTCGTAACAACAAAGGCTATCATTATAAAGGCAGAATTCACGAAGATATTTCAGATTCCATTATAAGATTAAGTGGTAAAGATTGTATGAAATATTCGGAGATTACACTATATCACCATGGATATTCATCCGAAATAACGGATATACAAGCAAAAATAAATCGTAATATGGCCATATTAAATACCTATGAAGATCATGAAAAAAATGGATTTTATTACTATAATATAGCCTCAGAATATTTCAGAAAACAGGATAAAAAAACGGCACTTCACTTATTTCAAAAATCCATTAAGAAGACACCTATTGACTCAGGCTATTGCCCAATGCTTGTTAAAAAATTAATCATCACCTTACTTGAATTGATGCAGTATAAAGATGCTTTACAACAGATTAAATACTATCAACATGTATTTAAAGGGTTTAATGACCTCTATTTTTTAGAAGCTAATTGCCATATTCAGTGTGGACGATATTCACAAGCTAGTATAAGCTTAGATAAATACATAGCTAATGATGGGATGGGGGCTTATTATCCAACGCAAACCTTTGTAAAGCCAAAGGAATTACCTCAATTCATTAAACAGGTGAAGGATAGAACAATTAAGAGAAGTTCTGTCACATTAAGTATATGCATAATCGTAAAAGATGACTATCACCTGCTCATGAAGAGCATATTGAGTGCCAATGAAATAGCAGATGAAATCATTGTTCTTGATACAAAATCCCAGGATAAGTCCGATGTATTAGCTAATCAATATGGTGCCATTGTTCACACTTATGATTGGTCCAATGATTATGCTGAAGCTAAAAATAATGCTCTAAAACATGCAACAGGTGATTGGGTCCTCTTTATAGACTCAGATGAAATACTGACCCAACAAAGTCAAAAAAAATTAATGGCATTATTAGAG is drawn from Vallitalea pronyensis and contains these coding sequences:
- a CDS encoding glycosyltransferase family 2 protein, whose product is MGNSLLNISKEIKHIINKKGLEALKNITLSCCIIAYNEEKNINQCLDSIKNYVDDIILVDTGSTDNTKNIAKHYNASVYDVKWEQNFSTARNSSIEHSSSDWILVMDCDEYLDSDSVTLLQKLVCDETVEAYYVKIINHLENGRTQTAYNLRLFRNNKGYHYKGRIHEDISDSIIRLSGKDCMKYSEITLYHHGYSSEITDIQAKINRNMAILNTYEDHEKNGFYYYNIASEYFRKQDKKTALHLFQKSIKKTPIDSGYCPMLVKKLIITLLELMQYKDALQQIKYYQHVFKGFNDLYFLEANCHIQCGRYSQASISLDKYIANDGMGAYYPTQTFVKPKELPQFIKQVKDRTIKRSSVTLSICIIVKDDYHLLMKSILSANEIADEIIVLDTKSQDKSDVLANQYGAIVHTYDWSNDYAEAKNNALKHATGDWVLFIDSDEILTQQSQKKLMALLEHPQADAYYLNIITFLDQQMTYNNSLSLYRCRLFKNKTYRFRGCINESIVESIYESGGLIDYARIEILHVHYLRNMDQLHEKRQMKWDVIEHKIDQEVLQLEAKLKEEFFSMNFEAVIDYSEQYFPLINKVSSDTSLFYTIALYQQKQYEKAIHKLRQFRVHYPDYTDLIYLEALCHYGLHDVKNTEILLKKCIEDGEASWKKYTISIGSGSFKAIQSLMVLYKSQNRWDEVIELSMELAKIEYTKQKTLIEIMEYYQKEENIPRMLDLLFHHKLYQVENLLVLFKWLINKDMHKDVTTLVKDVYTRMKNNKDFITQFSTASNHILKNRNT